The region CACTGCTCCCTGTGAAAGTTCAGCGTACCGTTCCGTTGTGGAAATCGAGGAATGTCCGAGGAAATTTTTGATTGCCACAATCGGAACACCGGCCTCTAACATATGTGTGGCGGTTGTGTGCCTCATGGTATGCGGGGTATAGCTTTTCTCCAAAAACATTCCCGGATGCTCTGCCCTTGCGATGGCGATATATTTTTTGTAAATCTCCTCAATGCAGGAAATAGTCATCTGTGGATGTGTCTGGCTGGAAAAGATATAGGCTTCCAACTGTCCGGCATGGCCTGTTTCCTCCAGATACCGTTTCAGGAGAATTCCACTGGGTTTGGCAAGCACAATCCGGCGTGCCTTGTTCCCTTTTCCTGTGACCGTCAGCTTATAAAGGTTTTTCTCCACAAAAAAGTCCCTGACTTTCAGGTCGCAGATTTCCTGCGCCCTCGCACCGCTGGCATACATCAGGTTTAAAAGAACCTGGTCACGCAGTCCCAGACGTTTTTCGGGATCAGGGAGCCGGAGCAGGGCTGACACCTCATCAAGGTAAAAGGCAATCCTTGGCTGTACGGATTGCTTTTTTGCAGGAATTCTCCTGACTGCGTTGGCAAACACCGTCGCAGCTTCAAAATTTCTGTTCTGTGCATAAGCGGCAAAAGAGGAAAGTGCCGACAGCCGGAGGTTCCTTGTAGACACGGAGCAGCCCCGTTCTGTCTCAATCCATTTCAGGAACCCATCAACTGTCTCAAAATCCAGATCCCGGAACCGGATCTCACCAGCCTCTTTCTTTTTCGTCTGGTAAACATACTGGAACAGAAGCCGGAAAGAATGTTTGTATGACCTGACGGTGTTCTGGGAAAGCCCTGATGAGAGCGGCATGTATTCCGTAAAAAACTGCTCCAGGAGAAGCATGAATTCAGGGAGTTTATTTTTCCTCACAGGCCACCTCCGTGAATACGCCGACGGCATACTCCTCAAACAGCCCCGAATATTCAGGGAACATGTCCCCGCTGAATTTCAGGTATTTCTCCGTCTCGTCCATGTCATGGTGCCCAAGATAGACAGATAAAAATGGCACGGAATCGTCTGCCGGACGCCCATTCTTCTCAGCCCGCGCAAAGGAATGAATGGCGAAATAATGGCGGAAGCAGTGGAGGCACTGGCCTCTGGAATGGGGTTTCCCAGGTACATACAGGCCGGTTTCCCGCAAAAGGTTCCTGAACCGTAAATCAAAAGTCCCTTTGCTGACGGCAGCCCCCTCGTTTCTGGATGCCGGGAACAGGTAGCTTTCCGGGTCTGTCCTGATGCCCATTGCAATGCAGTACCTTTCCAGAATCTGCGTCAGGGTCTGGTCCATCGGGACGGCACGCTGCTTGTCATTTTTTGCATGGCGGATCAGGATGGTCCCGGCATGGAAATTCACATCCTTTACTTTGGCGGCAAGCGGCTCGCCCAACCGGAACCCGCACCCAAGGAGCATCCGCAGCAGCATACAGAACTCCATGTCCGTCTGGCGGGTTTTCGGGTCTGGATGCCTGTCAGCCCATTTGTCAGCACCTTCCAGAAGCGTCTGTATCTCATCGTCTGAAAAGATGTACGGGACATAGCTGTCTGATGTTTTGGGGCAGTCAGGCATGAAAACACAGTATCCCTCATACCGGAGATACCGCAGGAATTTGCGGAGATAACTCACCTTGTCGCTGACCGTTTTTGGGGCGTTTGCCTGATGGAGCGCCCTGATCCATTGGTTGATAAACGTTTCCGATATCTCTTTGGCATTTTCTCCTGCCAGCAGTGAATCGAATGAAAGCAATACTCTGTGCGTATTCCGCAAGGTATCCTTGCTGATTGTCCCTTGGCTGATTTCAATATATTCTGCAAGCTCATTTTTGAAAATGGATTGAAATTCTTTCATGACAGGCCCCACCTCCCCTCCAGGAATGCGGCAAAGATGCCCGTCGCCTCCATGACCGGGAGTGCATACCCACGGAGCTGTTCCAGATCAAGTCTGGCATAGGAGCGGATGGCGTTCTGGTCTGTATGCCCAAGGGTTTTTCTTACTGCTTCATAAGGGATGTTGTCATTGACCATGGAGCTTGCAAGGGATGAACGAAAAGCATGTGCTCCCTGTCCAGTCCTGCCTTATACAGTTCATCATATGCCTTATCCTGTTCTTTCAGAGTGGCGCGGTAATGCCTGTTTTTTTCGGCGGCTCTGTCCAATACTTTGTATGTCCTAAGTCTTCAATGTCATTTAGTTAACTTTTTGTAAAAGAAAGAATGTTTCTTTAAAATAGAGATCTGACGTTCCAAACGGATAGATTGAAGAGAAGGATATAGGGATTATTTATCAGAAGTAGTTTTGTAAATATTTTACCGCAAGGCAAACAAGCAGATTTACATCTGCTTCAAAAAAGGGTATTATAGATATTGATGAAACTGTTACTTATGCTGCTCGATATATAAAATATCGAGGTTTTCGGAAGTGTGCCGTTTGGAGTCGTGGATACTGTCGATCATTCCGTATCGGAATCAGCTCTTTTGTCAGCAGGGACATCACATCTATGGAGTCTTTCTCTGTGTTCGGACGGAGAAAGACTCTACAAATATGAGCAGCCATACTGAAATTTACTTTGTATTCATATTTCGTGTTTCCCTTTTCTATAATTGCATGATTGATTAGTGTTTCTGTTATGTTGTAAGCGATTAACTTTGCCCAAATTTCCTGTTTGATATATTCTGGTTTGTAGGCATGGAAGTTACTCAATCCGACCGTATATTTCAGCTTACGGAAAGACCCCTCAATGGCCCATCTGGCATAGTATAGAAGTTTTATTTGTTCCGACGGGAATTCATCTGAAGGCAGATTAGTGACGATGCATTCATAAGAATCATCCGATATCGGAAACCGTACGATTCTAAAAGATAAATCGTAGGTATCCAAGGAACCATATGCAACGTAATCAAACGATGCAGCCGCATCCACAAAGCGTTTGTAATAACCTTCTTTAATCGATATCTTCTTTTTATGACTGCGAACCAGAGTTACATTTACCTGAATATCAAAGGAGTCTGCATCTGGAAACTCAAAATTTCCAACAAGTCCTTTGGAATGGATATCTTTGGTGCGAAATAAAAAATACTGGCCTTTTTCCTTCACATGTGCCATGTTGTTGTAAGAACAATAGCCCCTGTCACCGATAAAAACATCTTTTGTACCAGTCAGTAAATCGTGGCGGTCGACTATTTCACAGAAAGCACTAAATTCATCTTTCTGATGGATCGGCTGGATCAGCGCATCGGAATAAGTGTGCTTCTGTAAGTCGTAAAAAGCATTCAGATGCATACTGTAAAAGCCCTTTATTGAATGTCCTTCAGAGACATGATACTCTTCTGGGGCGAAAGCAGGTTTACTGAAAAAGGTAAAGGTGGAGCCATCTGCAGCAAGAAAGCGGTAGCGTAGCTTTTTTTGGTCATAAAAAGAAGCAAAATGGTTAAAATGCCGAAATACAGCTTCCAGGGCATCCGGGCTAAGCTTTGCGCGTTGCTGGTTGAGTGCCGAAGCAGTTGGCGACTGTGGATCCATGTCGAAGAAGTCCAGCAATTCATTTTTTGTGCTGGAGGAGCCTTGGGAAACAAGGAAAGTGATAAGCTTATCGGCGGGGAACTTCCTGTTCCTTGTCAGATCGGTGTCCGAATAGGTAAATTCGGAGATTACGGATGAAACAAGATGGACGGAATGGGAAAAGCATTGTTTAATTTTTTGATGGAACATTGTGTGTACCTCCTTGAATTAGAATGAATTTATGATTCTAATCCAAGGGCCGCTCTCGCTACCTATTAAAGTCAATCAGTAGCGAGAGCGGCCGCACATTTTGTGGTGTATGTCAACTGTTTTTATGAAAAAAGGGAAAAATATGGTTAGACACCCTTCATTAAGAATCTAACCATAATATTGCAAAGCGTTAACTAAATGACATTGGATCCTGATGTGTCCCTTCTCCTGGTTTTCCAGGGCCTTCCCATAACCGGCTTCGGTCAGGAACAGGCGCATTTTCTCCCCCTTCCAGCCCATAGGCGAATCATGGGAGAGGACATCAAAGACGATCATGTGGCGGGTCTCCGGGTCGAACCGCTCCAGGGCCATGATGTCATGTCCGGACAACTTCTGCGCCCCGGACTGCTGCCTGGCCTCCGCCAGCATTTCCCCGACGGTCCGGGCCTTTCCCGGCAGACGGTAATTTCTCTGTACCTCCCGGATCACGTCCATGCACTCCTGGTCGGACAGGGGGCGCAGCTTCCGCAGGAGGCTTTCCGCCGTGTCCTTCGTCTCCTGGTTCCGCGCATAGCGCGCCATTAGGTAAATCTCATTCAGGGCGGCGTTCTGGCTGGTGCTTTCAACCTGGAAGGCCATCCTCATTTCTGCTTCATTCAGTTTCATTTTTCGCTCCTTTCTTCCTATCTGTCTGATTGTGTCGAAAAAGCAATTTTATCAAGTATATATGATAAAAACAGAAAATTCAGCTTGAAAATCAGATATATCCGTGTTACCATATAGGCAGTCTCAGAAAGGAGGCTGGTCTATATGATTAAACGAGAAACTTATATGAACCGCATCCGTCCTTTCATCGGAAACGAGCTGATTAAGGTGTTGACCGGCATCCGACGCAGTGGCAAGTCGGTTATGCTGGACTTGATCCAGGATGAGCTTGCCGAAAGCGGCGTGGATCGCGGGCAGTTTATTTCCCTCAACTTTGAAAACATGAGCAACGCCCATCTTTGTACTGCGGCAGCCCTGCATGGTGAAATCCTTCGCAGGGCAAACAAGATCGGTGGGAAGGTGTATCTGTTTTTCGACGAGATACAGGAGGTTACATCGTGGGAAAAATGTATCAACTCCTTCCGAGTGGAACTGGACTGCGATATTTATATCACCGGCTCTAACGCCAGACTGCTTTCCGGCGAGCTTGCCACATACCTGGCCGGCCGGTATGTGGAATTTGTGATCTATCCCTTTTCCTTCGGTGAGTTTATTGAGCTGTACCGGACCGTTTACCCGGATACGGACATTCGGCAGTGCTTTACAAAATACCTGACGCTGGGCGGTATGCCGTATTTGAGCAATCTCCGTTACGATGAAGCCGCAAGCCGTCAGTATTTGCGTGATCTGTTCAACTCCGTGGAGCTGAAAGATATCGTCAAGCGGAATAATATCCGGGACGTGGATATGCTGGAGAGGATTATTTCCTACGTCACCGCCAATATAGGAACGACCTTCTCCTCCACAGCGATCTCCAAGTATCTGAAAAGTGAAGGACGCTCCGTGTCAGCGGAAACGGTGCTGAACTATATCAAGGCCTGCACCGATGCGTTCCTGTTCTATCAGGTAAAGCGCCAGGACCTTCAAGGAAAGAAAATCCTGACTGTCAACGAAAAATACTATGTGGCCGATCATGGCGTCCGTGAGGCGGTGTTCGGCGGAAACATGAAAGATATCAACCTTGTCCTGGAAAATATCGTTTACATGGAGCTGCTGCGCCGTGGCTATACGGTCACAGTCGGGAAAGTCACAGACAAAGAGATTGACTTTGCATGCGAGGATCAGGGAAACAAGCTGTATGTTCAGGTTGCCTATCTGCTGGCTTCGGAGGATACTGTCAAGCGGGAGTTTGGCGCTTTTTCCGGTGTCCGTGATAACTTCCCCAAGTACGTTGTCACGCTGGATGAATTTGATATGAGCCGTGACGGAATCAAGCACCGTAACATCCGCGATTTCCTGCTGGCGGAGGAATGGAACTGAATCAGGGCATAATCATGACCACCCGTCAAACGGGTGGTTTGCTCGCCCCTATAAGGGGCAGTTACCGGCCAGCGCCTAAAGACGCTGGCTTTCACTTCGTTCAAGCCACTATGCCCTTGACTCGTCGCCGCCCTTTAAAGGGCGTTTGTATTACCGGCTACCCCTTAAAGGGGTCCTCATGTTCCTTTACACTCAATTTATCCATTGCTATATCATATTTCTCCTGCTCCTGAATGTATTTTCTTATTGTTGCCTCATTTAGGCCTACTGTACTTACATAATAACCTTCTGCCCAAAAGTGACGGTTACCGTATTTATACTTTAGATTTGCGTGCTGATCGAATATCATCAGCGCACTCTTTCCCTTTAAGTACCCCATGAAGCTGGTTATACTATATTTCGGCGGTATACTTACCAGCATATGGATATGATCTGGCATTAAGTGACCCTCTATGATTTCCACTCCCTTGTATCCGCATAACGTCTTTAAAATATCTCGGATACTTTCTCTGTATTGATTATAAATCGCTTTTCGTCTATACTTAGGAGTGAACACAATGTGGTATTTGCACATCCACTTTGTATGTGCCATATCATGATTCTTGTGTGCCATTAAAATCACCTTTCCTTTCTTAGATAGTAGCTTGAACAACTCTATTCTAACGGAAAGGTGATTTTTGTGCTATAAGCACTTGTTACACCACCCGCGAAGCAGGTGGTTTTCTGTTTCAGGCATTTCCATTTTTCGGAACACGAAAAACTCCAATGCCTTCAACTGGCTAAAGCCACAATCGGATAGGGGAGATTTTAACCTCCCCTTCCACACCACGTAGCGTACCGTTCGGTACTACGCGGTTCAATAGTTTACTCGGACTTTCAGATAGTGGGCAGTCATATCGGGATAACCAAGTCTGTCCACTATGATTCTTTTGGTGAGTGCCGAGTTGAGCATTCCCGCCGCTCTCCACACTCCCTTTCGGCAGTTCGCCATCTCATGCACCTTCCACTCTGGTAAATGTAACGCCCGCAACATTTTATATCTTGTGCGTACCTTCTTCCATTGTTTCCAGTACACCGCTCGGATTCTGTGGCGCAGCCACTCATCCGTCTGTTCCATCAGGCTTTTCATGTCTGCATATCGATAATAGTTAATCCATCCCCTTGCATAGCTTCGGCGTTTTTCTTCCCTCTCCTGATTGCTCCATTTGTTCCCTCTGGTTGTCAGCTCCCGTATCCGGTTCTTCATTTTTGCCACCGACTTCGGGTGTATCCTCATGCGGCATTTCCCTTTATGCCGGTAAAAGCCGTAGCCCAGGTATTTTATCTTGCTGACGTGGCTCACTGTCGTTTTCTGAAGATTGACTTTCAGAAACACTTTTCCTGTGATGAATGGCACAATGTTTTCCATCGTCCTCTCTGCGCTTTTCCTGCTTTTGCACAGAATCAGGCAGTCATCCGCATACCTCACATACTTGTGTCCCCTGCGCTCCAGTTCCTTGTCCAACTCATTCAGCATGACATTTCCACATAAGGGACTTAGCGGGCCTCCCTGCGGCACGCCCTCGGTCGTTGCGTGAAATCCTCCGTCCTCCATTACTCCGGCTTTCAGGTACTTGTGTATCAGCGAGATTACCCTCCCGTCCTTCACCGTCCTCGACAGCACCTCTATCAGCTTGCTGTGGTTCACCGTGTCAAAGTAGGATTGTAAATCCATGCTGACCACGTAGACATATCCTTCGTTGATATATTTCCTACATCTTTCCAGTGCGTCATGCGCCCCTCTGCCGGGACGGAATCCGATGCTGTTGTCAGAGAACTGTTCTTCATATAAGGGCGTCAGTTCCTGTGCGATTGCCTGTTGGATTACCCTGTCTACCACTGTGGGTATCCCCAGTTTCCTTGTTTTTCCTTTCTCCTCTTTGGGTATTTCTACCCTTCGGACTGGGTTTGGCTTGTATTTGCCTTCCCTCACCTGCTCGACCAATTCGGACTGGTGTTCTCTCAGGTAGGGTAGAAGTTCATCCACCTGCATTCCGTCAATCCCACCAACGCCTTTGTTCGTTTTGACCTTCTTATAGGCGGCATTTAGATTGTCGCTTCTAAGAATCGTATCTAGCAGGTTGTCCGTCCGAAAGTCCGTGTTGGTGTCGGGGTTCCCGGTAATCCTTTCATGGGCGTACTCTCCTGTTTCCCTTCCCTGTTCCGCAGGTATCTCTCGCAGGTAGTCCTCAATATGAAGTTGTCTGTACTTAATTCCATGTCCGGTTTCCATTTGGTAACGACACCTCCTACTGTTCAGTCCTTCCCGGTGCGTTTGCGACCGCCCGGTACTATGACCTCTGCTGACTTCTCACGGCAGGCTTTACTCCGTGACAGCGAATGTTTTATCGCCACTTTCACGTCCGTGAGACCTCCCCGGGTACTCACACGTTCTTTCCCACTTATACCTGCCCCGTTTACTGCTGGCGTTCCGTGCAGTTATTGGACTTTAGTTTGTTAGGCAACCTCATCCACGCTTCACAGCCTATCCGGACAACTTTTACAGGCCAGTGGTTTGCCTCCGGCTTCCTTCAGACCCCACCTCACGATGACGCCCTTGCCATTGGCTGCACCCTTCCTACTGCCGGGCGGGTCAGGGACTTTCACCCGTTAGAACGTGCGCCCGCCGGGCGCACATAAAACGCCATAGGTTTTTGAGCCTATGGCGTTCTGGTCGATATTTATAATTCCAAACTTTCCAGCCATTCATCAAAGGATTTCTTTGAAACCCGAATAGCGTTGCCTATGCGGACGGTCTTAAATTGTTCCTTCTTGACGAGCTGGTATGCGGTCGTGCGTCCGATGTTGAGCATGGCTGCAATCTGTTCCACGGTATAGGCGCGTGGTTCCGGCAACGGCTTTTTTTCTTTGCTGTCCATAGTAACCTCCATGTTCTATGCCTTGTTAAATTGAACAAAAGGGCGTAGAATGACAGTAATAATCGGCCTTCAACGGAGGGCTTCCTGCTAAGAATTTGCTAATAGGACCATCCGACGGAGCCATAAAAGCGCGTCAGGATGAGCATTTTGCACCATAATGTTCGTTTACTACAAGTCATTCTACGTAAGGTAAGGTATTGGAAGTTACACCCGAACCGTGTATCATGTGATACGCCATACTCCTAAGCGGAAGGCCAGCGGTTCGAATCCGCTCAGGAACACTGGATACAGCCGGAAACCTTTAGGGGGATCCGGCTTTTTATTTGCTAAATTCCAGGTGAAATACAGGAAGTCCTCTGTAGTTTCTACTTATCTCATAATTGCATCTACAATATATTGTGTCTCG is a window of Enterocloster clostridioformis DNA encoding:
- a CDS encoding tyrosine-type recombinase/integrase, which translates into the protein MRKNKLPEFMLLLEQFFTEYMPLSSGLSQNTVRSYKHSFRLLFQYVYQTKKKEAGEIRFRDLDFETVDGFLKWIETERGCSVSTRNLRLSALSSFAAYAQNRNFEAATVFANAVRRIPAKKQSVQPRIAFYLDEVSALLRLPDPEKRLGLRDQVLLNLMYASGARAQEICDLKVRDFFVEKNLYKLTVTGKGNKARRIVLAKPSGILLKRYLEETGHAGQLEAYIFSSQTHPQMTISCIEEIYKKYIAIARAEHPGMFLEKSYTPHTMRHTTATHMLEAGVPIVAIKNFLGHSSISTTERYAELSQGAVNRHIRDWNEKWFSHQKETHANQKKENPLPDFLK
- a CDS encoding tyrosine-type recombinase/integrase; the encoded protein is MKEFQSIFKNELAEYIEISQGTISKDTLRNTHRVLLSFDSLLAGENAKEISETFINQWIRALHQANAPKTVSDKVSYLRKFLRYLRYEGYCVFMPDCPKTSDSYVPYIFSDDEIQTLLEGADKWADRHPDPKTRQTDMEFCMLLRMLLGCGFRLGEPLAAKVKDVNFHAGTILIRHAKNDKQRAVPMDQTLTQILERYCIAMGIRTDPESYLFPASRNEGAAVSKGTFDLRFRNLLRETGLYVPGKPHSRGQCLHCFRHYFAIHSFARAEKNGRPADDSVPFLSVYLGHHDMDETEKYLKFSGDMFPEYSGLFEEYAVGVFTEVACEEK
- a CDS encoding IS4 family transposase translates to MFHQKIKQCFSHSVHLVSSVISEFTYSDTDLTRNRKFPADKLITFLVSQGSSSTKNELLDFFDMDPQSPTASALNQQRAKLSPDALEAVFRHFNHFASFYDQKKLRYRFLAADGSTFTFFSKPAFAPEEYHVSEGHSIKGFYSMHLNAFYDLQKHTYSDALIQPIHQKDEFSAFCEIVDRHDLLTGTKDVFIGDRGYCSYNNMAHVKEKGQYFLFRTKDIHSKGLVGNFEFPDADSFDIQVNVTLVRSHKKKISIKEGYYKRFVDAAASFDYVAYGSLDTYDLSFRIVRFPISDDSYECIVTNLPSDEFPSEQIKLLYYARWAIEGSFRKLKYTVGLSNFHAYKPEYIKQEIWAKLIAYNITETLINHAIIEKGNTKYEYKVNFSMAAHICRVFLRPNTEKDSIDVMSLLTKELIPIRNDRQYPRLQTAHFRKPRYFIYRAA
- a CDS encoding DUF5720 family protein, encoding MKLNEAEMRMAFQVESTSQNAALNEIYLMARYARNQETKDTAESLLRKLRPLSDQECMDVIREVQRNYRLPGKARTVGEMLAEARQQSGAQKLSGHDIMALERFDPETRHMIVFDVLSHDSPMGWKGEKMRLFLTEAGYGKALENQEKGHIRIQCHLVNALQYYG
- a CDS encoding ATP-binding protein — its product is MIKRETYMNRIRPFIGNELIKVLTGIRRSGKSVMLDLIQDELAESGVDRGQFISLNFENMSNAHLCTAAALHGEILRRANKIGGKVYLFFDEIQEVTSWEKCINSFRVELDCDIYITGSNARLLSGELATYLAGRYVEFVIYPFSFGEFIELYRTVYPDTDIRQCFTKYLTLGGMPYLSNLRYDEAASRQYLRDLFNSVELKDIVKRNNIRDVDMLERIISYVTANIGTTFSSTAISKYLKSEGRSVSAETVLNYIKACTDAFLFYQVKRQDLQGKKILTVNEKYYVADHGVREAVFGGNMKDINLVLENIVYMELLRRGYTVTVGKVTDKEIDFACEDQGNKLYVQVAYLLASEDTVKREFGAFSGVRDNFPKYVVTLDEFDMSRDGIKHRNIRDFLLAEEWN
- the tnpA gene encoding IS200/IS605 family transposase; amino-acid sequence: MAHKNHDMAHTKWMCKYHIVFTPKYRRKAIYNQYRESIRDILKTLCGYKGVEIIEGHLMPDHIHMLVSIPPKYSITSFMGYLKGKSALMIFDQHANLKYKYGNRHFWAEGYYVSTVGLNEATIRKYIQEQEKYDIAMDKLSVKEHEDPFKG
- the ltrA gene encoding group II intron reverse transcriptase/maturase; translation: METGHGIKYRQLHIEDYLREIPAEQGRETGEYAHERITGNPDTNTDFRTDNLLDTILRSDNLNAAYKKVKTNKGVGGIDGMQVDELLPYLREHQSELVEQVREGKYKPNPVRRVEIPKEEKGKTRKLGIPTVVDRVIQQAIAQELTPLYEEQFSDNSIGFRPGRGAHDALERCRKYINEGYVYVVSMDLQSYFDTVNHSKLIEVLSRTVKDGRVISLIHKYLKAGVMEDGGFHATTEGVPQGGPLSPLCGNVMLNELDKELERRGHKYVRYADDCLILCKSRKSAERTMENIVPFITGKVFLKVNLQKTTVSHVSKIKYLGYGFYRHKGKCRMRIHPKSVAKMKNRIRELTTRGNKWSNQEREEKRRSYARGWINYYRYADMKSLMEQTDEWLRHRIRAVYWKQWKKVRTRYKMLRALHLPEWKVHEMANCRKGVWRAAGMLNSALTKRIIVDRLGYPDMTAHYLKVRVNY
- a CDS encoding helix-turn-helix domain-containing protein, giving the protein MDSKEKKPLPEPRAYTVEQIAAMLNIGRTTAYQLVKKEQFKTVRIGNAIRVSKKSFDEWLESLEL